The genomic region TTAACCTTATGCCATGTTTGATTTCCTGGTGATTACCTCATTTGGttttcgtagtctttgtgacaacgaAATCAAATCCAGGTCAATGTCCTTCTACTTTGAATGACGCGTTCTTCCCTGCTGCCTATAGGGGGAAAATGTTCTTTAATTGTGCATTGGTGAAGTTGCTGCCAATGGGGCCAAAAGACCGCATGCAAAAGAGGTCCTATTTAATGCGCTTTCCTTGCTGCCCATGCAGGGAGAGAgaaaccttgagggtatgggtgaggctgTTGCATATTGGACCAAGAGACTGCATATTAGAGAGGACAATACcatgccagttgtgaatgggtggatctCCTGATCAGTCTATATGGAAgtgtggtatatttgtgataaattaccgtatgttagattttatggctTTGGAATTATATTACTAGTGCTCACAAATTatagtatatagtttcaaggtatttactttgagaaactttgtgttttataattcaatcattcttgtcatattattattatttggcggatgcaatctggcgcattgcgggatccgaaaaACTAGataagacacggttccgagaagccttgttggagtaggagtttTAAGGGCTTAtgtgcattgggtagactagacttggagggtcttttgctattcgtgtatcccaacttattgtctagtagatcaatttaccgcttggagggcggcggagaggttttttgttgagttcttcggtttcctctttgataacccatcggcatgttatcttgtatttgcatctctcttccctgctcttttagctttcattttactgctgtgtattagtgaatatggcttagagtagtggttttctttgttcactcgcatttactctattctgcacttagtttaagttagagtaaaatcaaccgagctataattttttaatttggggtctaaacagctcttgtgtttttaatacAATTTCGAGCTTTCAATTAGTATCAGAGCGGGTGCACTTgctgtggtttcattacctaagtgcgatccaaaacctcttttgtGATGGATCGATCACAATCTCTAAATGCTCCACCATTATTTGATGGAAGcaactatgctttttggaaagttcGCATGAGGGCATCTCTTATTCAATAGATGAGTCCGTATGGGATTCCGTTGAGAATGAGTATGTTAGACCCACAATATCCAAGTCTGAATGGGACAAGGCAGCTCTTGCATTAGCAAATGCCAATAACAAAGCAATTAATGCAattttttgtggtgtgtctACTGCTGAATTTCACAAGATATCACATGTGAAGACTGCTAAGGAAGCTTGGATgattcttgagactacctatAAAGGTACCAAGAAGGTCAAGGATACAAAACTTCAAATGCTTACCACTCGATTTGAAGAGCTTAAGATGATTAacgatgagtcatttgattcattctatAGGAAGCTCAATAAAATTGTGATTGGCAAGCTCAATCTTGGtgaaaagattgaggatgctaaggtggtgagaaagatcTTGAGGTTCGTACCAGAGAGTTATCGTGCAAAGGTTATTGctatagaagaaagcaaagatttggatgagattaAGATTCAAGAGTtaattggatctctccaaacatatgaactCGAACTGCCTTCTCACAAGCCAAGCAAATCGCTTGTACTCAAAACTTGtactcaaaaccatcaatgagagGATGGACGACTCTTTCGAGGAAGATGATGTAGAGAAAGAACTAGCATTCCTTGTAAAGAAGTTTCGAAAatttctgaagatgaagaacagTGGAAAGTCCTTTGCCAAAGGAAAGTTCTCATCATCTAAATGTGGTAGAAAGGAGTTcaaaaagaaagatgggaaagaCTCTCAATCCCCCCAAGCAGTTGTGTGCTTTATATGCAACGACCATGGTCACATTAAGAAAGAATGTCCCAACTACTTGAGAGGGAAAGGTGACGTGTTTGCCACTACTTTAGCGACTCcgaaaactcaaattcaaacacGGAAGAAGAATGCCACAGTGACGAAAACTATAGGGCTTTCATGACAATTACCTCTGTTGAATCTAAGGATGATTTGAGGAACTTGGTAAATGAACTTGGTGAGCATTCAGAAggtgaggaagttgaagaatcgGAAGACGAAGATGTATGCCAAATTGAAGGAGAGAGCAATCTTCAAGAAGCATATAATTCTTTGCTAgaagattgtggaaaatatgccaaggttgcaaaaccatgctgtgagaaagatgaaaaaaattgaagaagagcataagtGTAGTCTTATGCAACTCAAGGAAgcaaaatgtgaagtagaaggacTCAAGGTTAAGCGTATCTcaaccaagaaacttgacagtgTGTTATCAtcacaaaaatcttcacatgacAAGACCGGGTTGGGCTATACCGGAGAAGGAAGCTCCAGCAGGGAACTAAAGAAGGAAGTGAGGTTCGTATCAGTTAAGAGTGttgagaaacttaaagaagtgGTGATTGAAACTAAGACCCCTACTGCTGAGAAAAGAACCATTGGTGTAAGACCAAAAGGtaaagggaagtcattacccaaaaatcagaggaggcctcaagtgaagcatgtgtgtcatcattgtggcgtTCAAGGGCACACAAGACCCAACTGTTTCAAGCTACATGCACTCAAGAAAGCTAATTCCATGCGTGGCCAAGAAAGCacaaagaagaaaccaaagggAGAAAACGAAGGACATCTCATTGGAGACGTCatggaaatgttgaagaacATCTCTCTATGCTTTGCTAGCTTCACTCCGAGGTTCGAAAGTTATGTTGATCGTGCATCTCCATCCAAGGCTCTCACCCAAAATACTCGAAAAGTGTAGGTGAAAAAGGGTAGGTGAAAAAGGGTACTTATGCATGATTTATCTCCTATGTCCATGATTCAATTCTTTCATATTTAGGGTCATAGGTTCATGAATCATGTCATGCAAAATCTTCATATGTCATTGCTTCCGATTAgtagcatgtttcttttgctagttgtttttgtttttgttcatctTACTTTTcgtgttatatttttttgagtgtgttgaaaaattcaaaagctcataaaaattgaaaaatcttcaaaaagtttgatcgcttgtgttgtgtatatcacatgtgagtttggcctagtactttCGTACTAATGatgtagtgcatttacgagcttagcttgttttgtatgcacatctatctttgtgggacaAATCTGAAAtatatgtgtgattgttgtaaattgattttcaagcttgtcatgaatgattagtcaatagttttttggtcttgatacatgcatagacttgtgcctatatttTTTcctatgtttttatgtttttgcttaaagagctcatcaaatgtcaaatctcgaaaagagatttTGAGCTGCAAAAAccatcgcacatactagtatttgactaggaaaaagggaaaacgacttgtattgaaatatatggtgcctcaaaaagccaaagacTTACTCACTTACAAAGTTAAAATATCAAAAGTTCAGGTATCGATCTTAAAATGAGATgtactttgttcaaaaatgatcatatgttaatttttgtaaagaagctaaatgaaaagcttcaaagttttGTAATCATTCTTGTagagatcatatatgttcatttctataattgagatagtccacttgacttagtactagtggTGTATAACTTGATTGAATTAATCATTGAAGCTttactctagactaaggactattccacatttgatactcacacacaacacataagactttgttcaatgaatgcttatttcatttgtgtgattgtacatgatcaaatgtgatgtgtatactcaattgcttgtcGGTCAaagccaaaaatattttttagtatttttatatgtttttgaaagtgtttttatactttCGTGCTTTAAGTtttgtggtctctcaatcagttccaaagagagaatgtcaaagtgtctaacacttcttacaccactttgCAATAGTGTTCATttaattctctacagaaaattctgtatgtttctccctttgtatctaactgattatctaattgggctgatcttttgggtctttccaattgggcttaagtgtgtggcttggagtgggaccaaaagggaccaataagacactagctccaatgagtctagctccaatgggtcttggacttttctgttaactcttgacaagtctaaaattaccattaactatatttaattccACTATATAATTATAGTTGCACtgtaggccttatttataaattatatcccaaggctttattgtacatgcaactccttcataaaatattcgtagtaatacaaagtcatgaaaaaagactgccactttgtagattactacatctttattccttaagtacccggtttaatcctttaaaattattcatcatatatttatgaaattcaattccataaatatatactttattaactccttactaaagtggttaggtcaaactctctgaataattgaacccattaaacttatttcaatgGAATGTTTTATATCTcagttaagagactatgaattttatcttgagaatatatgttccatcaacactaaatgtggttgcccaacatattgaggttttgaccgttactctagatctcactcctgaaatatcaaagcaacctagttctcatgatcaagtccattattttctcaggattaagagttcatgcaaatataagtcgtgagtttgttattcatttgacaatcgttaggagaataataaatctcacaccggtccagttcaatatattttaactcttaaaacatgtCAACATATcgactagaaatctctatttttatgatcaagacaaatcatcttagttaatatgttatagtcttcgcagatgaaatgtccaatttcatcaccgactacgaactacattttgagtttacaaggaacttgtgatttatatattctatgactaaatc from Castanea sativa cultivar Marrone di Chiusa Pesio chromosome 11, ASM4071231v1 harbors:
- the LOC142615984 gene encoding uncharacterized protein LOC142615984 → MGGSPDQSIWKCDESVWDSVENEYVRPTISKSEWDKAALALANANNKAINAIFCGVSTAEFHKISHVKTAKEAWMILETTYKGTKKVKDTKLQMLTTRFEELKMINDESFDSFYRKLNKIVIGKLNLGEKIEDAKVVRKILRFVPESYRAKVIAIEESKDLDEIKIQELIGSLQTYELELPSHKPSKSLVLKTCTQNHQ